The following coding sequences are from one Triticum aestivum cultivar Chinese Spring chromosome 5A, IWGSC CS RefSeq v2.1, whole genome shotgun sequence window:
- the LOC123107547 gene encoding putative RING-H2 finger protein ATL69 translates to MQQPRGGCWAARRLLAAPASPPDPAHPMDAQPMARLETVFSGTTIVLFVTTVSYVIFSAVYACIRAARYDARQQGLGWVDGDGLGAAAPREETKRALEAIPVRVVVLQQQRPHDAIGGKEEEEEKKDPDADAGDCAVCLAEYAAGDEVRVLPACRHGFHRECVDRWLLTRAPTCPVCRATVGAHVEGADAKEDYAAGHGGGIGFAAGSHALPEPV, encoded by the coding sequence ATGCAGCAACCACGCGGTGGCTGCTGGGCCGCTCGCCGCCTCCTGGCCGCGCCGGCGTCCCCGCCGGATCCCGCCCATCCGATGGACGCGCAGCCGATGGCGCGCCTGGAGACGGTGTTCAGCGGCACCACCATCGTGCTCTTCGTCACCACCGTCTCCTACGTCATCTTCAGTGCAGTCTACGCCTGCATCCGCGCCGCCCGCTACGACGCCCGCCAACAAGGACTCGGATGGGTCGACGGCGACGGCCTGGGGGCGGCGGCGCCGCGGGAGGAGACCAAGCGCGCGCTCGAGGCGATACCCGTGCGGGTGGTCGTCCTGCAGCAGCAGCGGCCGCACGATGCCATCggaggcaaggaggaggaggaggagaagaaggacccCGACGCGGACGCTGGCGACTGCGCGGTGTGCCTGGCGGAGTACGCGGCCGGGGACGAGGTGCGGGTGCTCCCGGCGTGCCGCCACGGGTTCCACCGGGAGTGTGTCGACCGCTGGCTGCTCACGCGCGCGCCCACCTGCCCTGTCTGCCGCGCCACGGTCGGTGCGCACGTCGAGGGCGCCGACGCCAAGGAGGACTACGCGGCCGGACACGGCGGTGGCATTGGTTTCGCCGCCGGGTCCCATGCGCTTCCGGAGCCGGTGTGA
- the LOC123107548 gene encoding probable E3 ubiquitin-protein ligase ATL44: protein MQRPCGGCWAARRLLTAPAAAPSADQSMEAQQAHLERALSITTTVLFVASVSYIALSTLYACLRAARHEDPAGADADGPAPPREATKRALEGIPVRVVVLLDHPRDGGCPEAVVEDEGVDADACAVCLAEYAAGDEVRVLPACRHGFHRECVDRWLLTRAPTCPVCRAPVAAHLDGADAKEELSPPTTRHAGHFGDFADWSLGLPAPI from the coding sequence ATGCAAAGACCTTGCGGCGGGTGCTGGGCCGCTCGCCGCCTGCTGACCGCGCCGGCGGCGGCCCCCTCGGCGGACCAGTCGATGGAGGCGCAGCAGGCGCACCTGGAGAGGGCGCTGAGCATcaccaccaccgtgctcttcgtCGCCAGCGTCTCCTATATCGCCCTCAGCACGCTCTACGCCTGCCTCCGCGCCGCCCGCCACGAAGACCCCGCCGGGGCCGACGCCGACggcccggcgccgccgcgggaGGCGACCAAGCGCGCGCTCGAGGGGATCCCCGTGCGGGTGGTCGTCCTGCTGGACCATCCGCGCGACGGCGGTTGCCCCGAGGCGGTCGTGGAGGACGAGGGGGTGGACGCCGACGCCTGCGCGGTGTGCCTGGCGGAGTACGCGGCCGGGGACGAGGTGCGCGTGCTCCCGGCGTGCCGCCACGGCTTCCACCGGGAGTGTGTCGACCGCTGGCTGCTCACGCGCGCGCCCACCTGCCCCGTCTGCCGCGCCCCGGTCGCCGCGCACCTCGACGGCGCCGACGCCAAGGAGGAGCTCTCCCCGCCCACGACCAGGCACGCCGGTCACTTTGGTGATTTCGCCGACTGGTCCCTTGGGCTCCCGGCGCCGATATGA